The DNA region GTGAGCTTCGCATCGAGCGTCTTGGACAATGTCAGGGATATCGTTTTCATGTTTGTCCTAGTAGAGCCAGAGGTTCATCGTATGACAGACTCTTAGCCTAATCAACCGGTCAATAAGAGTCCTGCGAAACTACGGCCGTTATCTCGTAGAAAGTCGGCTGGACGCGCGTCACTTGACGCGATATTTGCGATTCAAGAATTTCTCGCACCGGCGCCGGGGGGTCGTATCCTGTCGTTGTTCAGCGGATCCCTGGGCTTATCCCATAAAGCCAGTCCGTAGTACTCACCGATCATCCTGCGATAGCGAGAAAGCCATAGTCGATGTAATGCTGTGGGCCCGCCAATCGGATCTCTGAAGGGAAGAAACTATGCACGAGGCTCATTGTGAACTGCGCTCCGCTCGGATTCACTTTCCGGCTGATCAAGAGCGAGGTTGGATATGAACGATCCACCAACTGCGTTGGTGGGATTCGGAACCCGCGCCCAGCGCCAAGTGTCCCGTGTAGGCTGAGTATGAACGCACCACCAACTGCGTTGGTGGGATTTCACCTGAATACTCGTGTTGTCATCGACTTTTTCAACAGCCTGTTAGGGGTCTTTTGGTTAATGAAAATCGTGCGAAGCCGCGGCCGTCATCGCGTACGACAGCGGCTGAATGCGCCGAGCTTTGACGTGAATCACCCCATCCTGATTCTGCAACACGCCGTCGATCAGAAGCAGCGGCTGATTCACCAACACTAAATGATTGCGGTCGAAGATATCCGGCGTAACGATTATGTTCGAGATGCCGGTCTCGTCTTCCATGCTCAAGAACAAAAACCCTTTCGCCGTTCCGGGCCGTTGGCGAACGATGACCCACCCGGCAACCCTTACCCAAACGCCGTTGCGTATCTCGCGCAGATCAATCGCACGCTTGACACCGAGCTTGTTCAATTCGTCGCGGCGATAAGCGAGCGGATGCTTTCCTACCGTAAGCCCTGTTCCGCGAAAGTCCGCGTTCACCCGCTCTTCTATCGTCATAGGCGGAAGCGGCGATTCGGCATTCTGATCCTTCTGTTCTTTGAGCAGAGGCCCAACCGCCCGAGCCGCGCGTTCGACTTGCCAAAGCGCGCTGCGACGATGCAAGAATTGACCGTCGACCGTCGACCGCCGACCGTCTACTGCTGACCGACCGTCGACCGTCGACCGCCGACCGTCTACTACTGACTGACCTCTGATGAAATTCAGCGCGCCAACCTCTGCGAGTTTTCTCATCTCATCCTTGCGAAGCTCGGGCACGCGGTTGTGCAGATCGTCGATGTCAACATACGAGCCCTTCGCACGTTCACGCACGAGCGCGCACGCGGCTTCTTCTCGAAGCCCTTTTACGTATCGCATGCCAAGCCGAAGATCGGGGGCTGGGGGTCGGGGGTCGGGGGTCAGGGGTCGGGGATTGGGGGTTGGGGGTTGGGGATTGGTAGACGAATAAGAAGCTCGCTCTTCAGCAACCCAACCCCCATCCCCTGACCCCCATCCCCCATCTTCAATCGTGCATTCCCAGTCCGAACAAGTGATGTCGATGGGCTTGATCTTCAGCCCGTGCCGCTGCGCGTCCTTGATAATCGTAGCCGGGTGATAGAAACCCATCGGTTGATTGTTCAGGATCGCAGCAGTGAACGCGGCAAGATAGTGGCACTTCAAATAAGCGCTTGCGTATGCGATCAGCGCGAAGCTCGCAGCGTGCGATTCGGGGAAGCCATATAGCGCGAATGAAGTAATTGCTTGAACGATTTTATCCTGAGTCTCGCCGGTGATTCCGTTGCGCTCCATGCCACGCCGCAGCTTGATATCGATTTCCTGCATGCGCGCTTCGGAACGCTTGAAGCCCATCGCGCGCCTGAGCTCTTCGGCTTCACCTCCGGTGAAGTTCGCGCAGATCATCGCGATGCGCAGCAACTGTTCTTGAAACAGCGGCACCCCGAGCGTGCGCTTCAACACCGGTTCAAGCGAAGGGTGCAAACACGCAGGCTCTTCCCTGCCAAGCCGCCGATTCAGATAAGGATGGACCATGTTGCCGACTATCGGGCCGGGTCGAATGATGGCCACCTGCACCACGATGTCGTAAAACTTTTGAGGCCGCAACCGCGGAAGACAAGACATCTGCGCGCGGCTTTCGACCTGGAACAAGCCAATCGTGTCAGCCTTACACAGCGCGTCGTAGACAGCCGGGTCGTCTTGCGGAAGATGCGCCAGATCTACTTCCTCATCGTAATGATCGCGAATCAACGTCAGGCATTCTTCAATCGCAGCCATCATTCCGAGGCCCAGCAAATCGACTTTGATGATGCCCATATCGGCGCAGTCTTCTTTGTCCCACTGAACGACCACGCGGCCGGGCATTGCCGCGGGCTCGAGCGGAACAACCGAATCGAGTTGTCCCTGACAGATCACCATCCCGCCCGAGTGCTGACCCAGATGGCGCGGCAGGTCTTGCACGGCCACATAAAGCTCGAAGAATTTCTTGATGCGCGGGTCCAACAGATCGAGCCCGGCGTCGCGGAACTGACGCTCGGTTGTGTCCTTCGGATCGTGCCATTCAAAAGCGCGCACCAGACTTGAAAGCCGAGTGATCGTTTCTTCATCAAAGCCCATCGCCTTGCCAACTTCGCGCGCCGCCGAACGGCCGCGATAAGTGATGCAGTTTGCGGTCATCGCCGCGCCGTGTGTGCCGTAACGCTGATAGACGTGTTGAATCACGCGCTCACGCTGATCGCCGCTCGGCAAATCGAGGTCTATATCCGGCCATTCGCCTCGTTCTTCGGAGAGGAAGCGTTCGAACAACAGCTCCATGCCGACCGGATCGACGGCGGTTATTCCAAGCGAGTAACACACCGCGCTGTTGGCCGCCGAGCCGCGGCCTTGAACCAGGATTCTTTGATCCCGGCAGAAGTTGATGATGTCCCAAACGATCAGAAAGTAACCCGCGAGATGAAGCTTCTCGATCAAGGCAAGCTCGCGATCGATCTGTTGAAGCGCACGCTGGTAAGTCGGCGTTCCGTTCGCGCCGGTGTAGCGCCCCCGCGCGCCTTCGCAGGTGCGCTTGCGAAGAAACGAATCCATCGTCTCGCCGGCGGGGACGGGATACTTCGGAAATTCATACCCGAGATCCTCGAGAGTGAACTCAAGCCGGGAAGAAAGCTCAACCGTATTTGCGATTGCCTGGGGCAGGTCGGCAAACAGCTTCGACATTGAAGAAGCCGTCTTTAAATAACGTTCGGAATTTCGACCGAGCAATCGCCCGGCAGCTTCAAGCTGCACATGGTTACGAACACAGGTCAACACGTCGGCAAGCTGACGGCGCGCGGCGCTGGCGTAGCACACGCCGTTGGTGGCAAGCAGCGGGAGCCTGAGCCTTCGCGCTATTTCTATCAGCGCCTGATTGCGCGATTCTTCTTCGCGATTGAAATGGCGTTGAAGCTCGGCCTGGACGTTGCCCCTCCCGAATATGTCAACAAGCCTTTCGGTTAACCTGGCCGCTTCATCAAGACCGCCGCTTCCGAGCGCGTGCGAGAGCGGCCCATCATCTCCGCCGGTCAAACAAGTCAATCCCCCGGCATGCTCAGCCAGTTCGTCCAAGGTGGCCGCGACTTCGCCGGGCTTTGCGTGCTTCGGAGCGCGAAGCTTAATTAGAGTGATCAAGCGGCAGAGGTTCTGATAGCCCGCGCGGTTCCGGACTAACAAAGGAAGAGTCGTGATGCGCGGGGACTCGTGATGCGTGATGCGTGATGCGTGACCGGTTGCGAGTACAACGCTTATCTCTGCGCCGATGTGAGCTTTGATCCCGGTCTTTTTCGCCGCCATATGAAACCGCGGCGCGCCGTAGACCCCGTCGCGGTCGAGCAGCGCCATCGCCGAGCCTCCGAGTTCCGCGCACACGGATGCCAGTTCTTCCGGAAGCGACGCGCCTTCCAGAAAGCTGAACGCGGATCGCGCGTGGAGTTCAACGTAGTCTTCGGTCATAACCAACTCTGCGTCTTTGCGAATCTTGGCGGTCTTTGCGCGAAACG from Acidobacteriota bacterium includes:
- a CDS encoding error-prone DNA polymerase; the encoded protein is MTEDYVELHARSAFSFLEGASLPEELASVCAELGGSAMALLDRDGVYGAPRFHMAAKKTGIKAHIGAEISVVLATGHASRITHHESPRITTLPLLVRNRAGYQNLCRLITLIKLRAPKHAKPGEVAATLDELAEHAGGLTCLTGGDDGPLSHALGSGGLDEAARLTERLVDIFGRGNVQAELQRHFNREEESRNQALIEIARRLRLPLLATNGVCYASAARRQLADVLTCVRNHVQLEAAGRLLGRNSERYLKTASSMSKLFADLPQAIANTVELSSRLEFTLEDLGYEFPKYPVPAGETMDSFLRKRTCEGARGRYTGANGTPTYQRALQQIDRELALIEKLHLAGYFLIVWDIINFCRDQRILVQGRGSAANSAVCYSLGITAVDPVGMELLFERFLSEERGEWPDIDLDLPSGDQRERVIQHVYQRYGTHGAAMTANCITYRGRSAAREVGKAMGFDEETITRLSSLVRAFEWHDPKDTTERQFRDAGLDLLDPRIKKFFELYVAVQDLPRHLGQHSGGMVICQGQLDSVVPLEPAAMPGRVVVQWDKEDCADMGIIKVDLLGLGMMAAIEECLTLIRDHYDEEVDLAHLPQDDPAVYDALCKADTIGLFQVESRAQMSCLPRLRPQKFYDIVVQVAIIRPGPIVGNMVHPYLNRRLGREEPACLHPSLEPVLKRTLGVPLFQEQLLRIAMICANFTGGEAEELRRAMGFKRSEARMQEIDIKLRRGMERNGITGETQDKIVQAITSFALYGFPESHAASFALIAYASAYLKCHYLAAFTAAILNNQPMGFYHPATIIKDAQRHGLKIKPIDITCSDWECTIEDGGWGSGDGGWVAEERASYSSTNPQPPTPNPRPLTPDPRPPAPDLRLGMRYVKGLREEAACALVRERAKGSYVDIDDLHNRVPELRKDEMRKLAEVGALNFIRGQSVVDGRRSTVDGRSAVDGRRSTVDGQFLHRRSALWQVERAARAVGPLLKEQKDQNAESPLPPMTIEERVNADFRGTGLTVGKHPLAYRRDELNKLGVKRAIDLREIRNGVWVRVAGWVIVRQRPGTAKGFLFLSMEDETGISNIIVTPDIFDRNHLVLVNQPLLLIDGVLQNQDGVIHVKARRIQPLSYAMTAAASHDFH